A single region of the Lotus japonicus ecotype B-129 chromosome 4, LjGifu_v1.2 genome encodes:
- the LOC130713758 gene encoding serine/threonine-protein kinase BSK2 has translation MGCLHSKTAHLHSPEDPPTALPDSKKPDPGSGGDDVDQEFQVPTFKEYGLSELRRATNEFSTDYIVSESGEKAPNVVYRGKLENNRLVAVKRFSKLSWPDSQQFMAEAAGVGKVRHKRLVNLIGCCAEGDERLLVAEYMPNDTLSKHLFHWDKQPLPWDMRVRVAYHVAQALDHCSMENRKIYHDLNAYRILFDEDGDPRLSSFGLMKNSRDGKSYSTNLAYTPPEFLRTGRIIAESVIYSYGTVLLDLLSGKHIPPSHALDLIRGKNALLLMDSSLEGQYANDDATKLVELASKCLQFEARERPDIKFLLTAVAPLQKQKEVASHVLMGLTKNTAPVLPTMLSPLGKACARMDLTAVHDILLKTGYKDEEGAENELSFQEWTQQVQDILNTKKFGDIAFRDKDFKNAIEYYSKLVVMMSVPSATVFARRAFSYLMNDQAELALRDAMQAQVCIPDWPTAFYLQALALSKLGMETDAQDMLNDGAAFEAKRSNSWRG, from the exons ATGGGTTGCTTACACTCCAAAACCGCTCATCTTCACTCCCCTGAAGACCCTCCAACCGCATTACCTGACTCTAAGAAACCCGATCCAG gTAGTGGTGGGGATGATGTTGATCAAGAGTTTCAGGTTCCGACATTCAAAGAGTACGGTCTGAGTGAGCTTCGAAGGGCCACGAATGAGTTCAGCACTGATTACATTGTCTCTGAGAGTGGTGAGAAAGCTCCTAATGTGGTCTACAGAGGGAAGCTTGAGAACAATCGTTTAGTTGCTGTCAAACGGTTCTCCAAACTGTCCTGGCCTGATTCCCAACAGTTTATG GCAGAGGCAGCTGGAGTTGGGAAAGTGAGGCACAAGAGACTTGTGAATCTAATTGGTTGTTGTGCTGAAGGAGATGAAAGGCTCTTGGTAGCTGAGTACATGCCTAATGATACTTTGTCCAAGCATCTCTTTCATT GGGACAAGCAGCCATTACCATGGGACATGCGTGTTAGAGTTGCGTACCATGTTGCCCAGGCGCTTGATCACTGTAGCATGGAAAACCGGAAAATATATCATGATCTGAATGCATATAGAATTCTTTTTGATGAG GATGGTGATCCCCGTTTATCTAGTTTTGGGCTTATGAAAAACAGTCGAGATGGGAAAAGCTACAGTACTAATTTAGCTTATACTCCACCTGAGTTTTTGCGAACAG GCAGGATAATTGCAGAGAGTGTGATCTACAGCTATGGAACTGTTCTTCTAGATCTTTTGAGCGGCAAGCACATTCCTCCAAGTCAT GCTTTGGACCTAATTAGAGGGAAAAATGCGTTGTTGTTGATGGACTCATCCCTAGAAGGGCAATATGCAAATGACGATGCTACGAAGTTGGTTGAGCTTGCTTCAAAATGTCTTCAGTTTGAGGCCAGAGAACGACCTGATATTAAATTTCTTCTTACTGCAGTTGCACCTCTTCAAAAGCAGAAAGAG GTAGCATCTCATGTGCTAATGGGCCTTACTAAAAATACAGCACCAGTGCTACCAACCATGCTTTCTCCTCTTGGAAAGGCGTGTGCAAGGATGGATCTTACTGCTGTGCATGATATATTGTTAAAAACAGGTTATAAAGATGAAGAAGGTGCAGAAAATGAG CTTTCATTCCAAGAGTGGACCCAACAAGTGCAAGACATCTTGAACACCAAGAAGTTTGGGGATATTGCATTTAGAGATAAGGATTTCAAAAATGCAATTGAGTATTATTCTAAG TTGGTGGTTATGATGTCTGTTCCTTCTGCCACTGTCTTTGCAAGGAGAGCCTTCTCCTACTTGATGAACGATCAGGCAGAGCTTGCGTTAAGAGATGCCATGCAGGCACAGGTATGCATACCTGATTGGCCAACTGCATTCTACTTGCAGGCTCTCGCGCTTTCAAAGCTGGGAATGGAAACTGATGCACAGGACATGCTTAATGATGGAGCTGCCTTTGAAGCTAAGAGGTCTAACAGCTGGCGTGGTTAA